AGAACTGCTGGGCGACAGCTACCAAGTTAAATCTGCAGCCTTTGAGCAAGGGCTTTTGGAGCTGAAACAAGAATACTGCAATGCTTTGCGCTGCTTAGAATGCCGCATTGGGCAAGCGATTTTAGGTGTGTAGCCGCCTTTGTCTTATGCCTCTGCTTTCCGCAAGCGGAAAAACTTTCGCTTTCCCACCTTGATAATTTTTTCCGTTTCCAGCGAGAGCATCTGCTTTGCATCACTGGCTCGCATGCTATCGACCATGACCCCTCCTTGCTCGACCAATCGGCGCGCTTCGCTTTTTGAAGATGCTGCTTTTGCAACCACTAATGCATCAAGCAAGCCAATTTCACTTGTGGACACGATCACCTCCTCAATATCCTCGGGCGCTTCGCCTTTTGCAATGCGCTCGGCTGCCTCTCTTTCACGCCGCCCTGCTTCGGGGTTATGGAAAAATGAAACGGTTTTTTCGCTGAAAAAGTGTTTGGCTTCTCTTTGGTTTTCTTGCATTAGGCGCTCGAGCGTGTGGAGGTCATCTTGGCTGAGAATCCCTGTGTATTGTGCATACTTCATCACAAGGCTATCTGGCACATTGAGCAGTTTTTGATACATCTCTCGTGGTGGATCGTTAAAGCCAATGTAATTGTCTAGCGATTTAGACATTTTTTGCACGCCGTCTGTGCCTTCCAGAAGTGGCAATGTGATGCAGACTTGCGGCTCTGCAATGCCGTATTCACGCTGCATATCGCGCCCGACCAGCAAGTTAAACTTTTGATCTGTGCCCCCCAGCTCTACATCGTTTCTTAGTTCAACGGAATCCATTGCTTGAGCCAGTGGATAGAGCAGCTCGTGAATGGCAATTGGCTCACCTGCTCTGTAGCGGTTGGCAAAATCGTCTCGCTCCAGCATACGTGCGACGGTATATCGGCTGGCAAGGCGAATGACATCTTCAAACGACATTTTGCCGAGCCACTCAGAGTTGTATCGGATAGTGGTTTTGTCTTTGTCCAAAATTTTCGTGGCTTGTTCAAGGTAAGTTTGTCCGTTTCGCACAGTTTCTTCTCGGCTGAGCTGTGGGCGTGTTTTGTTTCTGCCTGATGGATCACCAATCATTGCGGTAAAATCACCGATGATGAGAATCGCCAGATGTCCAAGGTCTTGAAAATCACGCAGCTTGCGCAGCACAACGGCATGCCCCAAGTGCAAATCTGGGCGTGATGGGTCGGCACCCAGTTTGACTTTCAAGGGCTCACCCGTTTGCAAACTGCGCTCAATTTTGCGTTCCAAGTCTTCCACTGGAATCACCTCGACTGTGTTGCGCAAAATCCAGTCCAGTTGCTCGTTCTTCGGAGGAAAGTGCTTGACACTTGTTGTCATAGTTGATATGTTTTTTTGCATCTCTTGATACATGGTGTTTTTACTCTCCACGCCGCATTTCTCGCTCCAAGTCGCGTTGCTTAATTGCTTCACGCTTGTCGTGCAGCTTTTTACCGCGTGCAAGCGCCAGCTCTAATTTAGCTTTGCCTCTCTCGTTGAAATACAGTTTCAGTGGCACCAGCGTCAATCCTTTTTCTGCAACCTTTTGCTTGAGTCTCAAAATCTCCTCCTTGTGCATCAGCAGTTTGCGACTGCGCTTTGGGTCGTGGTTTTCTGTCGTGCCCAGTTCATATGGAGTAATTTGCATATTTTCAAGCGTGAGTTCGTCATTGCGCACAAGGGCAAAACTATCGTCCAAGCTGGCTTTGCCTTGCCGAATAGACTTTACCTCCGTGCCTTTGAGCGCAATTCCTGCTTCAAATGTCTCAAGCACATCATACTCAAAGCGCGCCTTTCGATTGTGAATGGTTCTAACAAACGCAGGTTTGGATGTTTTTTTGCTCGACACAGTTCAAAATTGAAAAGTGTTGTTCAAAATTTTTCATCAAGAAAAATACACACATCAGGCGTAAAAAAATCTGCACCCAGCATTACGATTTTTCCGCTTTCTTCCCCACTGCGACTGGCTTTCAGCGACCAGTTTCTTCAAAAATCGCTCATTTTTACGCTTCGGCTTGCTTTTTTCTGTTTCCGCGCTTTCTTGGCACGGTATTTGTGCGTTTTATTTGCAGTGTTCCTTCTTACAGCTTCTCTCCAGCCGCAGTGGGCTGCCTAGTTAGGGGGGTAGCCCACTTTTATTTTTGCCGCTAAAAACTCTCCTTTCCCTATGCATTTCGTAGATTTGGGCTTTGCAAATTACCTTTTTACGCTATGAGCCGCTGCACGATTTACGCCAGCGATGAAGATAGGCTGCGAGGCATTTTCTACGTGGCGCTTGCTGCACTTCTTTGGAGCACAGGTGGGGCATTCATCAAGTCAGTTGAGCTTGACGCCTTTCAAACTTCGTTCTGGCGCTCACTTTTTGCTACCCTCACGATTGCAGCTATCACGAAACCCCGACACCTTACGCTCAATACCGACACGCTGCTCACCTCGCTTGCTTACTCTGCCACGCTCATGTTCTTCGTTGCAGGCACAAAACTGACCACTGCTGCCAATGCCATTCTCTTGCAATACGCTGCTCCGATTTACATTCTTTTGCTTGCGCACTTTTTGCTCAAAGAGTCAATGAACCGAGCACAGGTCATTACCGTCTTTTTCTGCGTGATTGGCATGGCGATCTTCTTCCTTGACCAGCTTTCACCACAGGGTTACTTGGGCAATATCTTTGCGGCGCTCTCTGGCGTTGCTTTTGCCGTAATGACCGTGATGCTTCGCAAACAGCGTCACGCCGACCCCACTCAATCTATTTTTCTGGGCAATCTCTGGATTGTGCTTATTACCGCCTTTATTCTCATCACGCAATCGCTTTCGCACCCCAAAGGAGCGCTTCACCCTGATGTGTATCTTGGCTTTGCTATCTCCACTGCCGACAGTATTATTGTTGCCTTCTTGGGCATTTTTCAGATTGGCATTCCATACCTTCTTTTCACGCGTGGCATTCGTGCACTGCGCGCCGTAGACGCTGCCCTTATTGGAATGTTAGAGCCAGTCCTAAACCCAGTCTGGGCATTTCTCATCGTAGGAGAAGTGCCTTCAATGTATGCTTTCATTGGCGGTGCAATTATTATTGTTGCTGTCTTTGTTCAAAATGTCTGGGTACTGCGCGTTCAGCAAAGCCAAAATGCAGCATAGCTCTGGCAACAGGCTACTGGTACAGTTACCAAAAAGCGGCTGGTTTAGGCTTGAAAAAGGCGCTTTGCATCGTATTTTTGCGCTCTAACTCAATTTTCGGGGAACTTTCTCTATGGCTCAATTAGAACTGCCAACGATTCAGATTCTTGAAGGCTCGCGTGAAGTATCGGCTGACGGACAAGAAACCTTTGCGGCTGTTTCCACCTGCGCTGCCACTGAAGGCGCAAAAGGCAAGGTTTACATTGAGACATATGGCTGCCAGATGAATGTCTCCGACTCGGAAATTGTAGCGTCTATTTTGCATAAAGACGGCTACAGCACTACCGACCGTCCCGAAGAAGCCGATGTGATTCTTCTTAACACCTGCGCAATCCGCGAACATGCGGAGCTTAAAATTCACCACCGTTTAGAATCGCTAAAACCTTACAAGCGCCGTAAGCCAAAGCTGGTCATTGGGGTTTTGGGCTGTATGGCTGAGCGAATGAAAGCCAAGCTCTTTGAGGAAGAGAAAATCGTTGACTTGATTGCTGGTCCTGACGCATATCGCTCGCTGCCGCAGCTCATTGAGCTGGCTGAGACAGGGCAAAAAGCCGCAAATGTTTTTCTGTCACTTGAGGAAACCTACGCCGACATTACACCCGTGCGCCGTGCGGGCATCAGTGCTTTTGTCTCCATTATGCGTGGGTGCGACAATATGTGCTCGTTTTGCGTTGTGCCTTTCACGCGCGGGCGTGAACGCAGTCGCCCTGTGCAGTCTATCTTGGATGAAATCAA
This sequence is a window from Chloroherpetonaceae bacterium. Protein-coding genes within it:
- the tyrS gene encoding tyrosine--tRNA ligase; translated protein: MTTSVKHFPPKNEQLDWILRNTVEVIPVEDLERKIERSLQTGEPLKVKLGADPSRPDLHLGHAVVLRKLRDFQDLGHLAILIIGDFTAMIGDPSGRNKTRPQLSREETVRNGQTYLEQATKILDKDKTTIRYNSEWLGKMSFEDVIRLASRYTVARMLERDDFANRYRAGEPIAIHELLYPLAQAMDSVELRNDVELGGTDQKFNLLVGRDMQREYGIAEPQVCITLPLLEGTDGVQKMSKSLDNYIGFNDPPREMYQKLLNVPDSLVMKYAQYTGILSQDDLHTLERLMQENQREAKHFFSEKTVSFFHNPEAGRREREAAERIAKGEAPEDIEEVIVSTSEIGLLDALVVAKAASSKSEARRLVEQGGVMVDSMRASDAKQMLSLETEKIIKVGKRKFFRLRKAEA
- the smpB gene encoding SsrA-binding protein SmpB, producing the protein MSSKKTSKPAFVRTIHNRKARFEYDVLETFEAGIALKGTEVKSIRQGKASLDDSFALVRNDELTLENMQITPYELGTTENHDPKRSRKLLMHKEEILRLKQKVAEKGLTLVPLKLYFNERGKAKLELALARGKKLHDKREAIKQRDLEREMRRGE
- a CDS encoding DMT family transporter; amino-acid sequence: MSRCTIYASDEDRLRGIFYVALAALLWSTGGAFIKSVELDAFQTSFWRSLFATLTIAAITKPRHLTLNTDTLLTSLAYSATLMFFVAGTKLTTAANAILLQYAAPIYILLLAHFLLKESMNRAQVITVFFCVIGMAIFFLDQLSPQGYLGNIFAALSGVAFAVMTVMLRKQRHADPTQSIFLGNLWIVLITAFILITQSLSHPKGALHPDVYLGFAISTADSIIVAFLGIFQIGIPYLLFTRGIRALRAVDAALIGMLEPVLNPVWAFLIVGEVPSMYAFIGGAIIIVAVFVQNVWVLRVQQSQNAA